The Myxocyprinus asiaticus isolate MX2 ecotype Aquarium Trade chromosome 31, UBuf_Myxa_2, whole genome shotgun sequence genome has a segment encoding these proteins:
- the LOC127422604 gene encoding zinc finger protein 239-like isoform X5: protein MEKMEFVKEEKEDMRYLEPYNIKHEDTEEQIDIIKVKEESQELNEVVEEHQYQKPHHFLSGEKSFFSYAETENNFSQNKTQTTEDKNSFTCSQCEKSFTRKEHLKTHLRIHTGEKPFTCTQCGKSFTNKHTLEMHLRIHSGEKPYSCTQCGKSFARKDSLNNHTRTHTGERPFKCPECGKSFKWLTNFKDHLLSHSGLKPFHCDQCGESFISASVLRKHLNVHARPYLCSCGKSFSWLKCLKAHEKTHTGVKDHVCSECGKGFSTTGHLKRHQRIHTGEKPYKCTHCDQCFAVSGDLKTHERVHTGEKPYKCSHCDKSFAQLGPLKRHQRVHTGEKPYHCPPCGRSFTQLHHLVVHIKKHCPGNKGHKE, encoded by the exons ATGGAAAAGATGGAGTTTGTTAAAGAGGAGAAAGAAGACATGCGTTATCTAGAGCCatacaacataaaacatgaagatactgaggaacaaatag ACATCATAAAAGTGAAAGAAGAAAgccaagaactgaatgaagtggtggaggaacatcagtatcagaagccTCATCATTTCTTAAGTGGAGAAAAATCCTTTTTTAGTTATGCAGAGACTGAAAATAATTtctcacaaaacaaaactcaaaCAACAGAGGACAAAAActctttcacctgctctcagtgtgaaaagagttttACACGTAAAGAACACCTTAAAACACacttaagaattcacactggagagaaaccttttacatgtactcagtgtggaaagagtttcacaaataaacacaccCTTGAGATGCACTTGAGAATTCACAGCGGAGAGAAACCTTACTcatgcactcagtgtggaaagagttttgcacgtAAAGACAGTCTTAATAACCATACACGAACTCACACTGGCGAGAGGCCTTTTAAATGCCCTGAGTGTGGCAAGAGTTTTAAATGGTTAACCAATTTCAAAGATCATCTACTCTCTCACTCTGGTCTAAAGCCTTTTCACTGTGATCAGTGTGGTGAAAGTTTTATTTCAGCATCAGTTCTAAGAAAACATCTGAATGTTCATGCAAGGCCGTACTTGTGttcatgtggaaagagtttttcatGGCTGAAGTGTTTGAAAGCTCATGAGAAAACACACACTGGTGTTAAAGATCATGTGTGCTCTGAGTGTGGAAAGGGCTTCTCTACAACCGGCCACTTGAAAAGACaccagagaattcatactggagaaaaaccttacaagtgcacACATTGTGACCAGTGCTTCGCTGTGTCAGgagacctgaaaacacatgagagggttcatacaggagagaaaccgtacaagtgctcacattgtgaCAAAAGTTTCGCACAGTTAGGACCATTGAAAAGACATCagagagttcatactggagaaaaaccgtaCCACTGTCCTCCATGTGGAAGGAGCTTCACCCAGTTACATCATCTAGTGGTTCATATAAAAAAGCATTGTCCAGGTAACAAAGGTCATAAGGAATAA